One Rosa chinensis cultivar Old Blush chromosome 5, RchiOBHm-V2, whole genome shotgun sequence genomic region harbors:
- the LOC112167930 gene encoding putative MO25-like protein At5g47540, with translation MAPSTPPTASTTRLVRISQLRPPSSPPSISFDNVLSFFIFILNVKPPSTDSISYGDGDIALSYGAILRECIRHQVVARYVLESDHMKKFFDYIQLPNFEIASDAAATFKELMTRHKSTVAQFLSNNYDWFFQEYNSQLLESQNYITKRQAIKIGLWNFCDVLHEETFERGGDSEDNQQEIYFAI, from the exons ATGGCTCCTTCGACACCGCCGACGGCGTCTACAACTCGCTTGGTCCGAATCTCACAACTCCGGCCCCCCTCATCGCCTCCGTCAATTTCTTTCGATAATGTTCTttccttcttcatcttcatcctgAACGTAAAGCCACCGAGCACAGACTCAATCAG TTATGGAGACGGTGATATTGCTCTATCTTATGGTGCAATTTTAAGGGAATGCATTCGTCATCAGGTTGTTGCGAG GTACGTCCTGGAATCAGACCACATGAAGAAGTTCTTTGATTATATACAACTTCCAAATTTTGAAATAGCATCGGATGCTGCAGCCACTTTCAAG GAGCTTATGACCAGGCATAAGTCAACAGTTGCACAATTTTTGTCTAATAATTATGACTGG TTTTTCCAAGAATATAATTCGCAGTTGCTGGAGTCTCAGAATTACATCACCAAACGACAGGCTATCAAG ATTGGATTGTGGAATTTTTGTGATGTACTACATGAAGAAACCTTCGAAAGAGGAGGGGATTCAGAAGACAATCAGCAAGAAATATATTTTGCAATATAG
- the LOC112167214 gene encoding pescadillo homolog — protein sequence MVKKKHYRPAGKKKEGNAARFVTRSQAVKQLQVNLPLFRKLCILKGIFPREPKKKVKGNHHTYYHLKDVSFIQHEPLLGKMRDIRAYEKKVKKAEAKKNRDRAIILRQRRSTYKLDKVILQRYPKFIDALRDLDDCLTMVHLFAALPAIEDRIDVKRIHNCRRMSHEWQAFISRTHKLRKVFVSVKGIYYQAEVKGQLITWLTPHPLQQVLTDDVDFNIMLNFLEFYEALLAFVNCHLYRSINVKYPPILDPRLEAFAAELYALSRYFDASSRSSVLDPQVSSLPGSSKVDESELRLAQLQYQLPANEPGALMGLVENVPGEDEEDNDTMMCKELFKDMKFFLNREVNRESLLFVIPAFGGIVSWKGDGAPFEEDDNSITHQIVDRPLQHELCEGRKYVQPQWVYDCVNAKKILPTRDYLAGRELPPHLSPFVDPKEEGYVPDYALKIEQWKASEILPLPDVGKEDLEDPQNFADLEKAKEAAKNDKKLKALQKEYFDGLKVELNGVPPSSSISKTDNQISAKATEDREESDPDYEQIAKDKEELELLTISKKKRGLYEAMKKGKKRKHDNVEVIKERKRKLKESQKSRDG from the exons ATGGTGAAGAAGAAGCATTACAGGCCTGCC GGCAAGAAGAAGGAAGGAAACGCCGCCAGGTTCGTCACCAGGTCCCAAGCCGTCAAGCAACTCCAAGTCAATCTTCCCCTCTTCAG GAAACTATGCATTCTGAAGGGTATATTCCCTCGGGAGCCGAAGAAAAAGGTGAAGGGAAATCACCATACGTATTATCACTTGAAggatgtttcattcattcaaCACGAACCGCTGCTCGGCAAGATGAGGGACATCAGGGCATATGAAAAGAAAGTAAAGAAAGCCGAGGCGAAGAAGAACAGGGACCGTGCTATTATTCTCAGGCAGAGAAGATCCACTTACAAATTAGATAAAGTCATTCTGCAGAG GTATCCAAAGTTCATTGATGCATTGAGAGATTTGGATGATTGTCTCACAATGGTTCACCTCTTTGCGGCCTTACCTGCTATAGAGGATAGAATTGACGTGAAACGCATCCATAACTGTCGGAG GATGAGCCATGAATGGCAGGCTTTTATATCTCGGACTCATAAATTGCGCAAAGTCTTTGTATCTGTTAAAGGCATATATTATCAG GCCGAGGTAAAGGGGCAATTGATCACATGGTTGACTCCTCACCCTTTGCAGCAAGTTTTGACTGATGATGTTGACTTCAATATCATGCTCAACTTTTTGGAGTTTTATGAG GCTCTTCTTGCTTTTGTGAATTGTCATTTATATCGTTCTATCAATGTGAAGTATCCACCAATTCTTGATCCTCGATTGGAAGCTTTTGCAGCCG AACTGTATGCACTATCAAGATACTTCGATGCAAGTTCTCGGTCCTCTGTGTTGGATCCTCAGGTTTCAAGTTTGCCTGGATCCAGTAAAGTTGATGAGTCCGAATTAAGACTTGCCCAACTTCAGTATCAGCTTCCTGCCAATGAACCTGGTGCATTGATGGGCCTCGTTGAAAATGTTCCTGGTGAGGATGAAGAGGATAATGATACAATGATGTGTAAGGAACTCTTCAAGGATATGAAATTTTTCTTGAACCGTGAG GTTAACAGAGAATCATTATTGTTTGTGATTCCTGCTTTTGGTGGGATTGTGTCCTGGAAAGGAGATGGAGCTCCATTTGAAGAAGATGATAACAGCATCACCCATCAG ATTGTTGACAGGCCATTGCAGCATGAGCTTTGTGAAGGAAGAAAATATGTTCAACCACAGTGGGTTTATGATTGTGTAAATGCCAAGAAAATTCTGCCTACTCGGGATTATTTGGCGGGACG AGAACTTCCCCCACATTTGTCACCTTTTGTTGACCCAAAGGAAGAAGGTTATGTTCCAGACTATGCCTTGAAAATTGAACAATGGAAGGCTTCTGAAATCCTCCCACTTCCAGATGTTGGAAAGGAAGATTTGGAAGATCCTCAGAATTTTGCTGACCtagaaaaagcaaaagaagctgCAAAGAATGACAAGAAG CTGAAGGCTCTTCAGAAGGAGTATTTTGATGGATTGAAAGTGGAACTTAATGGTGTACCGCCTTCATCCTCCATCTCAAAAACAGATAATCAGATTTCTGCCAAGGCGACTGAGGACAGGGAAGAATCTGATCCTGATTATGAACAGATTGCCAAGGATAAAGAAGAACTGGAACTACTTACTATTTCCAAAAAAAAGAGGGGTCTTTATGAAGCCATGAAG AAaggcaagaaacgaaagcacgaCAATGTTGAGGTTATCAAGGAGCGGAAGAGAAAACTAAAAGAGTCTCAAAAATCAAGGGATGGATGA